The Ralstonia pickettii DTP0602 genome segment TGCGGGCCGCAGGGAGTAAAATCCAGCCATTCCCGACCCGCCGCCGCAGGCGGCCGATCCCCTTGCTGGTGACCGTTCCCAGAGGATGCCATGTCTGAAGCGCCTGTCCTTGCCACTGCCACATCGCCGAGCCGCCCGGCTGCCGCCGGCACGCTCAACCTGATCCGCCCGCAGCCTTACACCGACTGGGCGCCGCAGGTCACGGCCGAGGAGCGTGCCACGCTGCGTCGCGAGCTGGAGCAGGGCGCCGTGCTGTACTTCCCGAACCTGAATTTCCGCTTCGAGCCGGGCGAAGAGCGCTTTCTCGACAGCCGCTATTCCGACGGCAAGTCCAAGAACATCAACCTGCGCGCCGACGACACCGCGGTGCGCGGCGCCCAGGGCAGCCAGCAGGACCTGGCGGACCTGTACAAGCTGATTCGCCGCTACGCCGACAGCAGCGAGGCGCTGGTGAGTACGCTCTTCCCCGAGTACGTGCCGCACATGACGCGCGCCGGCACCTCGCTGCGCCCGAGCGAGATCGCCGGCCGCCCGGTCAGCTGGCGCAAGGACGACACCCGGCTGCACGTCGATTCCTTCCCGTCCAACCCGATGCTGGGCAAGCGCCTGCTGCGCGTATTCCACAACATCGACCCGGCCGCGCCGCGGGTGTGGCGCGTGGGCGAGCCGTTCGCCGACTTTGCGCAGAAGTTCGTGCCCAAGACGCACAGCTTGTGGCCGGGGCAGGCAGCGCTGATGAAGCTGCTGCATATCACCAAGCGCACGCGCTCGGAATACGACCACCGCATGCTGCAGCTGCATGACCTGGCCAAGGCCGACCTGGACTACCAGGCCAATGTGCCGCAGCAGGAATTCCACTTCCCGCCGGGCTCGACCTGGATCGTGTTCAGCGACCAGCTGCTGCACGCCGCCATGCGCGGGCGCGCGATGATGGAGCAGACCATCTACCTCGAACCGCAGGCGATCTCCGACCACACCCATTCGCCCGAGGCGGTGCTGTCGCGCATGCTCGGGCGTCCGATGCTGGTGTCCTGATCAGGCGTGATCAACGCCTGATCAACGCAGAAGCAGCTTCAGCATCGTCTCGAAGGTCTTGCCATAGGGCGGCTTGAGCAGGCCGGCGCCATTCAGCGCCGCCTGGTGGAACACCGGCTTCACCTTGGAAAAGGTGTCGAAGCCCGCCTGGCCGTGATAGGCCCCCATGCCGCTGGCGCCGACGCCGCCGAACGGCAGCCCGTCCTGGGCGATATGGAACAACGTGTCGTTGACGGTGACGCCGCCGGCAACGGTCTGGCGCATCACATGGCCGATCGCGCCGCGGTCGCGCTCGAACAGATAAAGCGCAAGCGGGCGCGGGCGCGCATTGATGTAGTCGACCGCTTCATCCAGCGTGCGGTACGTCACCACCGGCAGCACCGGCCCGAAGATCTCCTCGCGCATCGCCGTCACGCCCTCGGGCGCATCCAGCAGCAGCACCGGCGGCAGGCGGCGCGCCTGCGCGTCGGGTTGCGCGTCCGAGAGCGGCACCACGATCGCGCCCTGCGCCGCCGCTTCGTCAACCAGCCCTGCCAGCCGCGCAAAGTGGCGCGGGCTGATGATGCTGGTGTAGTCCGGGTTGCGCGCCAGGTCGGGATAGAGCCGGTTCACGCACTGCCGCGCGGCTTGCACCAGGCCATCGCGCAGGTCTTCCGGCACCAGCACATAGTCCGGCGCGATGCAGGTCTGGCCCGCGTTCATCAGCTTGCCCACCAGGATGCGCTCCACCGCACGCGCCAGGTCCGCGCCGGCGCCGACGATGGCCGGCGACTTGCCGCCCAGTTCCAGCGTCACCGGCGTCAGGTTGGCGGCTGCCGCGCGCATCACATGGTGGCCGACCGCGGTCGAGCCGGTGAACAGGAGGTGGTCGAAGGGCAGCGCGGTAAAGGCGCTGGCGACCTCGGCATCGCCGTTGACCACCACGATCTCGTCCGGCGCGAATTCCTGCTGTGCCAGTTGCGCAAACAGCGCCGCGAAGCGAGGTGTGTATTCCGACAGCTTCACCATGGCGCGGTTGCCCGCGGCCAGCGCGCCCGCCAGCGGCCCCACCGTCAGGTACAGCGGATAGTTCCAGGGCACCATGATGCCCACCACACCCAGCGGCTGCGGCACCAGGCGCGAGCGGCCCGGGCGGAACCAGAAGCCGGTGGCGGCGCGGCGCACGCGCATCCAGCGCTTGCCGTGGCGCAGTGCATCATCGATGGCGGCCACGCTCGGGAACACTTCCAGCAGCGCGGTTTCCTGCCGCGGCCGGTTGGTGAAGTCTTCATTGATCGCGGCGGCAATCGCGGCCTGGTTCGCGGTCACCAGGCGCCGCAGCCGTTGCAGGCGATCGGCGCGCAGGGTCCAGGCCGGCAGCTGGTCACGCCGCGACGCGGCGTGCATGGCGCCAAAGACGGACGACAGGTCGGGAACTTCTCGCATTGCTGCGCTCCTGGGCAATCGGTGTACGGGAAATGGAAACGGATCGCGGCAGCCGGCCAGGCAGACGCTCGCGCCTTTGGCTGCGCAATTGGATCCGATCCGCGTGCGCCCGCGCAAGATAAGGTAGCGCGCCAGCGGTGGCAATGGAAGTTTGCCACCGGACGGACGATTCAAACGGCCGTCTGCATCGCGCCGCGGGTCATCCCTACTGTCCTTCTCCACCCCTGCGGCCAGCGTCTACACTGAATCTCACGGCTTGCCATCCGCTGGACGGACAGGGCGCGCGCGGCCGGTCAGTCCGGCCCCGCCCGGCTCACGCATGCGCGCCGCCTGCGGACTCGCGGGGAGACAGATGGAAACCACCTATGACTTCGTCATCGTCGGCGCGGGCTCGGCGGGCTGTGCGCTGGCCGGACGGCTCGCCGACAGCGGCGACGACACCATTGCCCTCCTCGAGGCCGGGCACCACGATCACCATGTGCTGGTACGAACACCCGCCGCGGCAGCCGCGATGCTGCCGCGCGCCGGCGCGCGCAATTATGGGTACCAGACCGTGCCGCAGCCCGGCCTGAACGGCCGCCGCGGCTACCAGCCGCGCGGGCGCGGGCTGGGCGGCTCGTCGTCGATCAACGCCATGATCTACACGCGCGGCCGGCCCGCCGACTATGACGCGTGGGCCGACGCCGGCTGCGACGGCTGGTCATGGGACGACGTGCTGCCGTACTTCCGCCGGGCCGAATGCAACCAGCGCCTGGCCGGCAGCGACGACGACCCGCTGCACGGCGGCAACGGCCCGCTGCACGTTTCCGACCTGCGCAGCCCCAACCCCTTCGGCGAACGCTTTATCGAAGCCGCGCAGCAGGCTGGCTTCCCGCGCAACGACGACTTCAACGGCGAAGAGCAAGAAGGCGTGGGCTGGTACCAGGTCACGCAGCACGCGGGCGAGCGCTGGAACGCGGCGCGCGCCTACCTGCACGGCGGCAACGTGCGCGACAAGGCCTGCAACGGCGGTCGCGCGCGGCTGCATGTGCTGACCGGCACGCAGGCACTGCGTATCGTGTTCGAAGGCCGCCATGCGGCCGGCGTGCTGGTCGCGCGCGACGGTCGCCAGCACCTGCTGCGCGCGCGCCGCGACGTGATCGTCTGCGCCGGCACGTTCGGCTCTCCGCAATTGCTGATGGTGTCGGGCGTCGGCCCCGCGGCGCAGCTGCGCGAACTCGGCATCGGCGTCGTGCACGACCTGCCCGGCGTGGGCACCAACCTGCAGGACCATCTCGACGTCATCCTGCACAAGCGCGTGGCGGCGCCCGAACTGTTCGGCGTGTCGTTCGGCGGGCTGGCGCGGCTGTTCTCGGAAATCCTGCGCTACCGGCGCGAGCGCACCGGCATGCTGTCGAGCAACTTCGCCGAGGCGGGCGGCTTTTTGCGCAGCCGCCCGGACCTGCCCGAGCCCGATTTGCAGCTGCATTTCGTGGTCGGCATGGCCGACGACCACATGCGCAAGCTCAACAGCGGCCACGGCTATTCCTGTCACGTCTGCGTGCTGCGCCCGCGCAGCCGCGGCGAGGTGCGCCTGGCATCGGGCGATATCCGGCGCGCGCCATTGATCGACCCGCGCTACCTGAGCGATGTGCGCGACCTGGACGACATGGTGGCCGGCGTGCGCATCGTGCGCAGGATCTTCGCGCAGCCGCAGCTGGCGTGCTTCGGCGGACGCGAACTGTATTCCGCCCACCTGCGTGCCGATGGCAGCGACGACGCCGACGTGCGCGAGATGATCCGCGAGCATGCCGATACCATCTACCACCCGGTGGGTACCTGCCGCATGGGCATGGACGCGATGGCGGTGGTCGATCCGCAGCTGCGCGTGCGCGGCGTGGAGGGTTTGCGCGTGGTCGACGCCTCGATCATGCCGACGCTGATCGGCGGCAATACCAATGCGCCGGCGATCATGATCGGTGAGCGCGCGCACGACTTGATCCGCTACGCGCCGCGGGTGATGTTGCGGGTACTGGAGTCGATGGAGGCGTGAATACCCGCGTGCAGCGCTAACCTTCGAAGCCGCGCGAGAACACTCGCTTAAGCGTATCGGCGTCGCTGTCGAGCGTGCCGAACACGCGCCCATGCTGCCGCCCCAGCCGGCTGGCGACAAACAGCTCAGCGTTCTCCGTATCGGCATGCGCCAGCATCAGCGCCGCCTGCGCGGTCAGCACCAGGCCCTGCGCAAAGCGGCGCGCATGCGTTTCGAGATGCTCCGGCGCCTCGCGCAGCATTGCCTGCAGCGAGGCCAGCTCCGCGCGCACTGCGGGATGGCCGCCGGCGCGGCGCGACAGGTCGTGCAGCAGCCGCGCCGCATCGTCGGGATTGCGCTGAATCGCGCGCATCACGTCCAGGCACATGATGTTTCCCGAGCCTTCCCAGATCGAATTGACCGGCGCCTCGCGATAGAGCCGCGCCATCGGGCCTTCCTCGACATAACCGTTGCCGCCCCACACCTCCATCGCTTCGCCGGTGGCTTCGAGGGTGCGCTTGCACACCCAGAACTTGGCCGCGGGCGTGACCACGCGCTTCCACGCGGCGGCGAGCGGATCGTCGTCGGCGTGCTCGAAGGCGTGGCCCAGTTCCATCATCATCAGCGTGGCCGCTTCCGCTTCCAGCGCCAGATCGGCCAGCACATTGCGCATCAGCGGCTGGTCGGCCAGCAGGCGCCCGAAGGCGCTGCGGTGGCGCGTGTGGTGCAACGCCTGCACGAAGGCCGCGCGCAGGATCGCGGCGCTGCCGATCACGCAGTCGAGCCGCGTGCTGGTGGCCATTTCGATAATGGTCGGGATGCCGCGGCCTTCCTCGCCGATCAGGATGCCGGTGGCGTCGCGGAATTCGACCTCGCTGCTCGCGTTGGAGCGATTGCCCAGCTTGTCCTTCAGGCGCTGGATCAGGATCGGGTTCTTGCTGCCGTCATCGCGAAAGCGCGGCACGAAGAAGCACGACAGCGGCCCGTCTTCGGCGCCCATGCGCGCGACCACCAGGTGCGCATCGCACATCGGCGCGGAGAAGAACCACTTGTGGCCGGTCAGCGCATATTCCGCGCCGCGGCCCTCGCCGCGCACGGGGCGCGCCACGGTTGTGTTGGCGCGCACGTCGGAGCCGCCCTGTTTCTCGGTCATGCCCATGCCGATCATGATCGCCGTCTTGTCGCGCCAGGGCAGGTCGCGCGCATCGTGCTCGGCCGAATACAGCCGGGGCTCCAGCTCGGCAAACAGCGCGGTTTCCTTGCGCAGCACGGGGATGCTCGCCAGGGTCATGGTGGGCGGGCACAGCGAGCCTGATTCCACCTGCGCCTGCAGGAAGTAGCCTGCCGTGCGCGCCGCCCACGCGCCCGCGCGCGGCTGCGCGAAGGGCAGCGACTGCAACTGCTGGCTGCGCAGCATTGACAGCAGCGCATGCCAGCTCGGGTGGAAGCTCACCACGTCGATGCGCTCGCCCGTGCGGCTGTGCGTATGCAGCTCGGGCGTGTAGCGGTTGGCGTCCGCCGCCCATTGCTGGACCTCCGGCTCGCCCAGGCGCGCGCCGAACTCGCCGAGCGCATCGGCGTTCCAGTCGCCGCCGAGCCGCGCCAGCGCACCGCACAGGGCGGGATCGGTGGCGAACAGGTTGTAGTGCACGAGATCGGGCACTTGGTTGAACACGCGGTGGGTGGCAGCTTCGGTCATGGCGGCATGGAAGATGGACACGGTCTTACTGCATGGTAGAGCACGTAACAAGCGTTTGAGTGCCGGGGGATGCCCTTGGCTGCGGCGCAAGCCGCATGACGCGTTGCAGCATGGCGCATTGGATACGTTGGCGCACGGCAGTTGCGACCGAATTAGGGGTGGCGCCTGCCGGGGGCTTGTGCTTAAATTCACCCCGTTGGATGAAACAGGGGTGCCGTACGGATGGGCCGTGCGGCTGAGAGAGTCCCTTCGAACCCGATCCGGTTAGTACCGGCGTGGGAAGTTTCACAAGACCAAGTCTCTTGTCCCTCCGGGACTCGCTACACCGGCCCCAGGCCGAGGCAGCGCTCACAGGGCTCCTGGTTTCGTCCACCCCGCAAGAGAGAGGACGACACCCATGGCCCGTACTGCCCCCGCAGCTTCCTTCGAATCGCTCGAAAGCGACCTCGACCAGAAATTCGCCTACCCGGCTTCCAGCAAGACCTACCTGACGGGCAGCCGCCCCGATATCCGCGTGCCGCTGCGCACCATCCTGCAGACCTCCACGCGCACCGACAAGGGCGAGATGCAGAATCCGCCGATCCCGGTGTACGACACCTCGGGTCCGTACAGCGATCCGGACGTGCATATCGACCTGAAGGCCGGCCTGCCTGCGCTGCGCGCCAAGTGGATCGACGAGCGCGGCGACACCGAAGTGCTGCCGGGCCTGTCGTCGGAATACGGCCGCGACCGTGCCAACGATCCCGCCACCGCGCACCTGCGCTTTGCCCAGCTGACCAACCCGCGCCGCGCCAAGGCCGGCGCCAACGTGTCGCAGATGCACTATGCGCGCAAGGGCATCATCACGCCGGAAATGGAGTATGTGGCGCTGCGCGAGTCGCTGAACCTGCAGGCGCTGTACGACAAGCCCGAATACAAGGCGCTGCTGCGCCAGCACCCCGGCAACGCGCTGGGCGCCGGCCTGCCGCTGCGTCCGGAAGACATCACGCCGGAATTCGTGCGCCAGGAAATCGCCTCGGGCCGCGCCATCATTCCGGCCAACATCAACCACACCGAACTGGAGCCGATGGCGATCGGGCGCAATTTCCGCGTCAAGATCAACGGCAACCTGGGCAACTCGGCGGTGACCTCGTCGCTGGCCGAGGAAGTGGAAAAGATGGTGTGGTCGATCCGCTGGGGCGCCGACACCATCATGGACCTGTCCACCGGCAAGCACATCCACGAAACGCGTGAATGGATCCTGCGCAATTCGCCGGTGCCCATCGGCACGGTGCCGATCTACCAGGCGCTGGACAAGACCGGCGGCATCGCCGAGGACCTGACCTGGGAAATGTTCCGCGACACGCTGATCGAGCAGGCGGAGCAGGGCGTGGACTACTTCACCATCCACGCCGGCGTGCTGCTGCGCTATGTGCCGATGACCGCCGACCGCGTCACGGGCATCGTCTCGCGTGGCGGTTCGATCATGGCCAAGTGGTGCCTGGCGCACCACAAGGAAAACTTCCTGTACACGCACTTCGACGAGATCTGCGAGATCATGAAGGCCTATGACGTGTCGTTCAGCCTCGGCGACGGCCTGCGTCCGGGTTGCATCGCCGACTCGAACGACGATGCCCAGTTCGGCGAACTGCGCACGCTCGGCGAGCTGACCGCCAAGGCCTGGAAGCACGACGTGCAGGTGATGATCGAAGGCCCGGGCCATGTGCCGCTGCAGCGCATCCAGGCCAATATGGACGAAGAACTCAAGCATTGCTACGAGGCGCCGTTCTATACCCTGGGACCGCTGGTGACGGACATCGCCCCCGGCTACGACCACATCACCAGCGGCATCGGCGCGGCCAATATCGGCTGGATGGGCACCGCCATGCTGTGCTACGTCACGCCCAAGGAGCATCTGGGCCTGCCGGACAAGGAAGACGTGCGCGAAGGCATCATCACCTACAAGATCGCGGCCCACGCTGCCGACCTTGCCAAGGGCTGGCCCGGCGCGCAACTGCGCGACAACGCGCTGTCCAAGGCACGCTTCGAGTTCCGCTGGGAAGACCAGTTCAACCTGGGCCTCGATCCGGAACGCGCGCGCTCGTACCACGACGCAACGCTGCCGGCCGAGGGCGCCAAGATCGCCCACTTCTGCTCGATGTGCGGGCCGAAGTTCTGCTCGATGAAGATCACGCAGGAAGTGCGCGACTACGCGGCCTCGCTGCCCAAGGAAGCGAAGCAGGGCATGGAAGAGAAGTCGATCGAGTTCCTGAAGAAGGGCAGCAAGATCTACTCGTAAGGCAGTGACAAGTAGTACGGGCATGGCTTCGCACCCATGCCCGCTCGTGTTTCGCCGCCGCGCAGCGCCTCGCGCGGCGGCACCGACAACAAGGAGGCCGGCGCGGCCGCACGCCCCGTCCGGCACAAACACCCCTCATGACAGCAGTGCAGTCGTTTGACGTCGCCATCCTCGGGGCCGGTCTAGCCGGCCGCCTGGCCGCCTGGCAACTGGTACGCAGCGGCGCCCGCGTGGCGCTGGTGGAGCGGGCCGGTCCGGACGGCGCGGGCTCGGCCGCCTATGTGGCAGCGGCCATGCTCGCGCCGCTGGCGGAGTCGGCCATTGCCGAGCGCCGCATCGTCGACCTGGGTATCGCCAGCGTCGACCTGTGGCGCGCGTGGCTGGCCGAGTTGCCGGAGCCGGTCTTCTTCCAGGAGGACGGCACGCTGGTGGTCTGGCATGCGCGCGACCGCGGCGAGATGTCGCTGTTCACCAGCCGCATGCGCGCGGTGGCGCCGCCGGAACTGGTGGCGCAGCGGCTACGCGTGCTGGATGGCAAGGGTGTGGGCGAGGTCGAGCCCGCGCTGGCGGGCCGTTTCCCGCAGGGCTTGCTGCTCGCGGGCGAAGGCCAGCTCGACAACCGCGGCGTGCTGCGCGCGCTGCTGTCGTGCGCGGTCAGCGAAGGCGTCCACTGCGTCTGGGAAGCCGGCGAAGTCGATGCCGCGACGCTGCCCACGCTCGGTATCCGTGCCGACGTGGTGCTGGATTGCCGCGGCCTGGGCGCGCGCTCGGCCTGGCCTGCGCAGCCGGGCGGCGACAAGCCGGGCCTGCGCGGCCTGCGTGGCGAAGTGGTGCGCGTGCATGCGCCCGACGTCAAGCTGCACCGGCCGGTGCGGCTGCTGCATCCGCGCTATCCGATCTATATCGCGCCCAAGCCCAACGACCTGTACGTGATCGGCGCCACCGAACTGGAAAGCGAGGACGAATCGCCGATGAGCGTGCGTTCCGCGCTGGAACTGCTGTCGGCGGCGCATTCGTTGCATCCCGCCTTTGGCGAGGCGCGCGTGCTGGAACTGAACGTGCAGCGGCGCCCGACACGGCCCGACCACCTGCCGGCGATCCGCGTCGACCAGCGTGCGCGCGTGGTGCGCGTCAACGGCCTGTACCGCCACGGCTTCCTGATCGCGCCGGCGGTGACCGAGGCCGCGTGCGCGGTGGTCGGTGCGCTGCTCAAGGGCGATCCCGCCGCGCATGCGGTGCCGGCGGCGCTGCGCTGGCCCGGCATGATCGAGGCGGTCACCGAAGCGCCCGCAGCCACCATGGTCGCGCCCGCCGGGCTGCTGCACTAACGCATGACTGACATGGAAATCCTGCTCAACGGCCGACCGCTCGCGCTTACCGAATCCGCCACGCTGGCGGACGCGGTGACCGCGGCGCAGATCGCGCCCCCCTTTGCCGCGGCGGTCAACGGCCAGTTCGTGCCGCGCGCCGCGCACGCCAACACCCCCCTTGCGGCCGGCGACCGCATCGACCTCGTGCAACCCGTAACGGGAGGCTGACCCATGACATTCGAACCTTCCGAAACCTTGCGCGACCCGTTCGTGCTGTATGGCGAGTCGTTCGGCTCGCGCCTGCTGCTGGGCACCGCGCGCTATCCGTCGCCGGCCACGCTTGAAGCGGCCGTGCAGGCGTCGACGCCCGCCATGATCACCGTCGCGCTGCGCCGCCAGGGCGCGGTCGGCAATGGCGAAGGCGGCCAGGCCTTCTGGCAGATGCTCAAGGCGCTCAACGTGCCGGTGCTGCCCAACACCGCCGGCTGCTTCACCGCGCAGGAGGTCATCGCCACCGCGATGATGGCGCGCGAGGTCTTCGAAACGCCGTGGATCAAGCTCGAGCTGATCGGCGACGACTACACGCTGCAGCCCGACACGCTGAACCTGCCCGCCGTGGCCGAGACCCTGATCAAGGAAGGCTTCAAGGTGCTGCCGTACTGCACCGAAGACCTGGTGCTGTGCCGCCGCCTGCTCGACGTTGGCTGCCAGGCGCTGATGCCCTGGGCCGCCCCGATCGGCACCGGCCGCGGCGCGGTCAACCCGCATGCGATGCGCGTGCTGCGTGAGCGGCTGCCGGACACGCCGCTGATCGTTGACGCCGGCCTGGGCCTGCCGTCGCATGCGGCGCAGGTGATGGAGTGGGGCTACGACGGCGTGCTGCTGAACACTGCCGTGGCGCAGGCCGCTTATCCGGTCAACATGGCGCGCGCCTTCGCGCAGGCCGTGGAAGCGGGTCGCACTGCTTATCTGGCCGGGCCGATGCCCGAGCGCGAGGTCGCGCAGGCCAGCACGCCGGTGGTCGGCATGCCGTTCTGGCATGCGGATACGGAGCAGCGGGCATGACGCGCCGCCCCGTGCATGCCGCCAGTGACGGCCCGCTGCGTGCGGCGGTGCTCGAACACTATGGCGAGACCTTCGGCGTCGACGACAAGCCCTGGCAGGCCTGGCGTCTGGAAGATGCCCCGGCGCAGCCGGGCGCGCATGACGTGCTGCTGTCCGACGGCGAAGCCACCGAGGACGTGATCGCACGCGTCGCCGCCAGCGGCGCCACGCTGCTCGAGACCGACCGCGAAGGCGGCCAGTGGATCGACACGGTGCGCTCGCCGATGGGCACATGGGTGTTCTCTGTCACCGCGGACACCGACCAGCCGCATTCGCCCGCGTTCGTCGCGGTGCTGCTGGCGAGCCTGTCGCTGCATTTCCCCGCGCATGACGCACTGTGCCTGGCGCGCGCCTGGGAGCCAGGCTCGGCCGATTGGCCGTCGGACTTTGCCCGCTTCCCGCACGTGCGGCATGCCGCGCTGGTGGCGCCGGAGCAAACGGCCGCCCCGTTCGTGCCGTGTCCCGCGCTGGGTCTGTACGTGGTGGTGCCGACTGCCGAGTGGATCGAGCGGCTGGCACCGCTGAACGTGCCGACGGTGCAGCTTCGCTTCAAGTCGGATGACTCCGCCGCAGTGCGCGCCGAGATCGCGCGCGCTGCCAAGGCCATGCGGGGGTCGACCTCGCGCCTGTTCATCAACGACCACTGGCAGGCCGCGATCGACTACCGCGCGGCCAACGGCGGCGACCAGAGCGGCATCTACGGCATCCACCTCGGCCAGGAAGACCTGGACGACGCCGACCTGGACGCGATCCGTGCCTCCGGCCTGCGGCTGGGCGTCTCCACCCACGGCTACGCCGAGATGCTGCGCGTGGCTGCGATCCGCCCGAGCTACCTGGCGCTGGGCGCGATCTTCCCGACCACTACCAAGGTGATGCCGACCCAGCCGCAAGGCATGGGCCGCTTCCGCGCCTATGTGAAGCTGATGCAGCCGGTGATCCCGTCGCTGGTCGGGATCGGCGGCGTCAACGCGACCAATATGCGCGAAGTGCTGGCGGTGGGCGTCGGCAGTGCGGCGGTGGTGCGCGCCGTGACCGAAGCCGACGACGTGCCGGCCGCGGTGGCTCACCTGGTCAGCTTGTTCCCGGCCGCCTGAGCGCCGCCCCGCGATGGCGCCGACCGCCGCCGCGCCCCGCATTCGCCTGGCGGTGGAAGACGACCTGCCGCGCCTGCCCGAGATCGAGCTGGCCGCGGCGGCGCTGTTCCCGGATGCCGACCTGCCGGCGCTGCTGCGGTTGGTCAGCACACCGGCTTCGGCACTTGCAGCCGCGCAGCGCGAACGCCGCCTGTGGGTGGCCGAGCGCGGCGGCGCACTGGCCGGCTTTGCGCTGGCCAGCAGCAAAGGCGAGTGCGGTTATCTCGATGAAATGGATGTCCACCCGGAGCACGGGCGCCGCGGCATCGGGCGCTCGCTGGTTGGGGCGGTGCAGGTCTGGGCGCGGGCGGGTGGCTTGCGCTCGCTGAACCTGACCACGTTTGCGCATTTGCCGTGGAATGCGCCGTTCTATGCATCGCTGGGGTTTCGCCAGTTGCGCGATGAGGAGCTTTGTCCGCTGCTGGCGTATGCACTGGCGGCGCAACGGGCGGCGGGATTGCGGCAGCGGGTGGCGATGCGGCAGGTATTCTGACGGCATGACCCCATCGTTGCTATACTTGTATAGCAATCACTTTGGAGGGGCTGCGATGCTCGCCATCCGACTACCCGAGGACATCGAAGAACGCCTGGAAGTCCTTGCCAAACGCACCGGCCGCACCAAGACGTTTTATGCGCGTGAGGCCATCATGCAGCACCTGGATGACCTTGAAGACCTGTATCTGGCAGACAAGGTTGCCGCGCGTGTTCGCTCCGGCGAGGAATCCACGGTAACGCTGGATGAGCTGGAGGCGCGGCTTGGCCTGGCGGATTGAAATCACGCAAACGGCAGAGAAACAACTTGCCAAACTGGACCGCCCGGTCGCCAGGCGTATTGTTACGTTCTTGCGCGAGCGGGTCGCGGCATCCGCCGACCCCCGCTCGCTTGGCGAAGCCCTGAAGGGCAGCGAGCTTGGCGAATACCGGAAATACCGGGTCGGCGACTGGCGCTTGATTTGCCAGATCGAAGACGCGCGCATCACTGTTGTCGTGCTGCGTCTTGGGAACCGCAGGAACGTGTATCGCTAGCGCCAAGATTTGTGCGACATTCGCCCAGCCGCCAAAACCGAGCGGCAGCCCGCCGCTATGATGGCAGGCAGCATTCCCCGCCCACCATCCCCGCCATCCCGACCATGTCCTCCCAGCCCTCCGCCGAAATCATCCCCGCCGCGCCCGGCACGCTCGAGAAGCCCTACTTCGGCATCGACGTCCCGCTGATGCGTTATTTCGGCCTGCAGCCGGAGCTTATCGAGGAGGGCTATTGCCGCACGCGGCTGCCGGCGCACCCGCAGCTGGTGAACAGCCGTGGCGATGTGCATGGCGGGACGCTGATGGCGACGCTGGACTTCACGCTGAGTGGTGCCGCGCGCTCACATGCGCCCACGGAAACCGGCGTGATCACCATCGACATGTCGACCCACTTCCTGGCCGCCGCGCGCGGCGAGCTGACGCTGGAGGCGCGCTGCCTGCGCCGTGGCGCACGCATCGCATTCTGCGAGGGGGAAGTGAAGGATGCGGCCGGCACCGTGGTGTGCGTGGCGCGGGCCGCGTTCAAGCTGGTGCCGCTGTCCAGCGGCGGCAACTGATCCCTTCCTGAAGGCCGGCCGCTCAGTCCTGCAGCGGCCGGTACACCTGTTCGAACCTTGCGCGCTCGGTGATGC includes the following:
- a CDS encoding acyl-CoA dehydrogenase (K09456: aidB; putative acyl-CoA dehydrogenase); protein product: MRRSQGHPPALKRLLRALPCSKTVSIFHAAMTEAATHRVFNQVPDLVHYNLFATDPALCGALARLGGDWNADALGEFGARLGEPEVQQWAADANRYTPELHTHSRTGERIDVVSFHPSWHALLSMLRSQQLQSLPFAQPRAGAWAARTAGYFLQAQVESGSLCPPTMTLASIPVLRKETALFAELEPRLYSAEHDARDLPWRDKTAIMIGMGMTEKQGGSDVRANTTVARPVRGEGRGAEYALTGHKWFFSAPMCDAHLVVARMGAEDGPLSCFFVPRFRDDGSKNPILIQRLKDKLGNRSNASSEVEFRDATGILIGEEGRGIPTIIEMATSTRLDCVIGSAAILRAAFVQALHHTRHRSAFGRLLADQPLMRNVLADLALEAEAATLMMMELGHAFEHADDDPLAAAWKRVVTPAAKFWVCKRTLEATGEAMEVWGGNGYVEEGPMARLYREAPVNSIWEGSGNIMCLDVMRAIQRNPDDAARLLHDLSRRAGGHPAVRAELASLQAMLREAPEHLETHARRFAQGLVLTAQAALMLAHADTENAELFVASRLGRQHGRVFGTLDSDADTLKRVFSRGFEG
- a CDS encoding coniferyl aldehyde dehydrogenase (K00154: E1.2.1.68; coniferyl-aldehyde dehydrogenase [EC:1.2.1.68]); this encodes MREVPDLSSVFGAMHAASRRDQLPAWTLRADRLQRLRRLVTANQAAIAAAINEDFTNRPRQETALLEVFPSVAAIDDALRHGKRWMRVRRAATGFWFRPGRSRLVPQPLGVVGIMVPWNYPLYLTVGPLAGALAAGNRAMVKLSEYTPRFAALFAQLAQQEFAPDEIVVVNGDAEVASAFTALPFDHLLFTGSTAVGHHVMRAAAANLTPVTLELGGKSPAIVGAGADLARAVERILVGKLMNAGQTCIAPDYVLVPEDLRDGLVQAARQCVNRLYPDLARNPDYTSIISPRHFARLAGLVDEAAAQGAIVVPLSDAQPDAQARRLPPVLLLDAPEGVTAMREEIFGPVLPVVTYRTLDEAVDYINARPRPLALYLFERDRGAIGHVMRQTVAGGVTVNDTLFHIAQDGLPFGGVGASGMGAYHGQAGFDTFSKVKPVFHQAALNGAGLLKPPYGKTFETMLKLLLR
- a CDS encoding GMC family oxidoreductase (K00119: E1.1.99.-; [EC:1.1.99.-]), which encodes METTYDFVIVGAGSAGCALAGRLADSGDDTIALLEAGHHDHHVLVRTPAAAAAMLPRAGARNYGYQTVPQPGLNGRRGYQPRGRGLGGSSSINAMIYTRGRPADYDAWADAGCDGWSWDDVLPYFRRAECNQRLAGSDDDPLHGGNGPLHVSDLRSPNPFGERFIEAAQQAGFPRNDDFNGEEQEGVGWYQVTQHAGERWNAARAYLHGGNVRDKACNGGRARLHVLTGTQALRIVFEGRHAAGVLVARDGRQHLLRARRDVIVCAGTFGSPQLLMVSGVGPAAQLRELGIGVVHDLPGVGTNLQDHLDVILHKRVAAPELFGVSFGGLARLFSEILRYRRERTGMLSSNFAEAGGFLRSRPDLPEPDLQLHFVVGMADDHMRKLNSGHGYSCHVCVLRPRSRGEVRLASGDIRRAPLIDPRYLSDVRDLDDMVAGVRIVRRIFAQPQLACFGGRELYSAHLRADGSDDADVREMIREHADTIYHPVGTCRMGMDAMAVVDPQLRVRGVEGLRVVDASIMPTLIGGNTNAPAIMIGERAHDLIRYAPRVMLRVLESMEA